In the Triticum aestivum cultivar Chinese Spring chromosome 2B, IWGSC CS RefSeq v2.1, whole genome shotgun sequence genome, GAGCAGTCTCCTCATTTGTTCCTCCCGAGCCCCCACTCCCAAGCTGATGCCTCCCACGCTGCTCCGACCGCGATCAATGAGGCCCGCCGAAGGCAAGCATATCAACGAGGCCATCGGCAAGCACACCAACATGGTTGCCCTCGAGGAGCACCGTCATCCATAGGTGTCGCCTTCTCGAGCTTTAGCCGCGATTGGGGCTAGAAGGCGGCGGGATCcgaaggaggaagacgaggagtgTGGCTACCAGCGCGCTAGGCTGAGAGATAAGGTGGGCCAGGGTGATGTGCGAGACTGTACAATGGGGGCTTGATCACATGGCTCGCAACCGACATACCAAAGTTTCGGCGGGCGCACTGGCGTGAAACGTTTTCCAACTTTTAAGCACTGTATGCATATCCTCCACCCTTTCACCAACGACTTTGTGGAGCTACCGCCGCTCATGTCCCTGGTAAGGGCCAACTTGGATATGTCAAATGGCAGGAGCTATGTTGCTTTCACTGGTGTCACCTCCATGAGCATGAGTATTGATGGAGTCGTCACCGTCATGATCAAGCTTTATAATATACCACGAGTATTCTTTGCTACTACCAAGGACCAGCAATGGAGTGTCTCGACTTGGAGCCTCCAAGGCTACTCTCATACAATATCATCCCAAGGAAAATTATTTGCGTTGGATTCTCCCACCACATATGGTGGCAAACAACATATTCTGCAGATCGATCCACCCCGCCTTGATCATCACACAATGTCATCTTATTTGTTGCCGCCAAGGTTGATTGCCACCTGTCCCAATGACAGAATCAGAGGCCGGTTCAGCATGGAAGAATGCATCTCGGAGATCCTACTGATTGGTCACGACGCTAACCCACTTTTAGAGGGGCGCATGCTCGTCTACAAAGTAGCCGATCTTATCATGGGCAAGGTTGTCCCAGTAACAAGCATCGGAGGTAATACTCTCTTCACTACTATTGACCATGGAATTTGCATCGAGGACGATGATGTCTCTGTCTCTGTGAGGGAGACTATTGCCGTGAGTTACAAGGCCATACCTACTGCCGTGGGCGAACCATTGTACGTCGTCGGCGTCTCAAGGATAATTCTCCTTCGTACTACGACTTCTCTAGTGGCGAAAGGTTCCTAACACTTTCCGTGGGGTGTGCTGATGGTTGCTATGATTGCACATGTGGCCTTGTTTATCATATATACGATTGTTGTGATTGTGGTGACTTGCGTACGTGCAAGTTGGTACACCTAAGTTTCTAGAGAAGATTCATCTTAGACGGATGGAATGTTTAAAACAGAGATAGCTGTTATGAGATTACTTGGGTATTTTTATATATCTCCTTCGGTTCGGGCTGAAATTTCGGCATATATATGATGTGTTTTGACACCGCGTAGAAGCGGATGATTCCTAATCTTTAACATGTTATGCATGTCTCTGTGTGTGTTACCGCTGCCTCATAGAATTATTAATTTTAGCAATATGTGTATATGTTGTAACAGATCCGCTACTTTTCTTTCATGTTAAAATAGTAGCAAACACGTATGATATATCTTATACCCCTAAACCAATTATACACACAACCAAATGAAGCATCTAGTTAGTTCTCTTCTAGGCATGAAGGTTAATAATTAGAAAAGAAACCCGTCGTTAATTATTTAAAAAATACAAGGTCAGTGACTCAAATTTGTCATGAACCATACACTAAAATTACCATGGTGAATTACTTAAATTTGCAAAGATACATGCACTAAAATTTGCCATGGTTCATACCAAAAATATTTTCCTTGGTAAAATACTAAAATTTCATGGTAAAACTACTAAAATTTCCATGATCtataaactaaagttgccatgatttTTAAACTAAAATTTCCATGATGAATTACTAAAAATTGCCATAATCCATGAATTAATTTCACCGTGGTTAATTACTAAAAATTCCCACGATCCATTCATAAAATTTGCTGTGAAAATTAGTTGATATAAAATGGCAGCTTTAAAatctagaagaagaaaaatagatgaaacatatcatggcaactttagtgtaaacactatgacaatttcaatgtaaatatcatggcaacttttggcacaaaaaaatcgtcaaaacatAGAAATATGGGATTTAGTTTTGAATATCTCGTCGAGGCAGATTTAACGATGAAAATAGATTTTTAATCAAATTTATTATTTGGGAGATAATACATTTTGAAGTCTAAAAAAAAATCTGCTGATGTTATCCATTTGATGTTCACCAAGCACGTGTTAACAAACTCGTCATCGGTTATTGCTACCGAAGTTATTAGTCGGTAAAAAAACAGTTATGACGATACCCGGCTATGAAATACAACCATCTAGAAAACATGTATTTAGACGTTTCTAAGTTTAAGTAGGTCAAATTCTTTGGATATGGATCCAATTGATTAAATTTTAAATAAAGTTTGGCCCTAATAAAAGGTTGTCATAAATGTCATTGTAAATGCCTACTTGGATAAGCATCCTATTAATGGCTGCCCCTTATAACAATGTCTATTTAAGCACACCTATCTCACTTGTTTTGGATCGACTCACATCACCAACTCACCAAAGTCCCACAAAACTATCTCAAGATATAGAACCCCATTAGACAATCCAATAGCCATGAGGACATCtagcttcctcctcctcatcattgtTGCGTTCCtcagtgccattggctcacccgccaCAGGCTGTGGGGAACGGATGGGTAACCAATTGTGGAACACAACAATAGAGAATGGATGGAAACCAATTGGAAACATCAATGACCAACACATCCAAGAGCTCATACATTGGGCGGTGTTGGAGTTCGGCAAGCACGTGAACTGCGTGCTCAAGTTCAACAAGGTGGTGAGTGGCAGGCAACAACTTGTTTCTGGAATGAACTACAAACTCATCATCGACGCATCAGACATTGGCGGGAAAGATGACAAGTACAAGGCAGAGGTGTACGAGCAGGAGTGGGCTCACAAACGCCAGCTCCTCTCATTCGCCAAGGTGAAATAGGCGGGTAGCAATAACTTCGGTAGTAATAATTGTGATGTTGCAGATTTGTTAACTGTTTTTTTATCGACTAATAATGTATCCTCTTGCGTTGCCATGCTTGTAACATATCAAATAGCATTCATCTACAACTTGACAATGATAAGAGCAGAAAATCGAACAACTAAATATAACTTGCAATTGCAGAGATCTATAACTGCAATACAATGCAATACCAAAGAGTCATGAAATAAAAACACGGTATTAGCACTAGATCGATCATTCTGCTATAACCAGTGGGATGGTTTCCAGGACACCATTCAACTTTTCCAAGGATAAGTACATCTCTATGACACggaaatgaagaaaaaaataatacatctatCAATCTATATACATCTAGTATAAGTTAATTCCGCCCAATGATACCTCCAATCTCCAACCACCGTCACGGTACTGGCGAAATTTTAGAGGTGATGATGCGGAGTGGACTTAATGTGATGGTGATGGAGGAGAGTAATTAGAGGTTATCAGTTAGTGTTTAGGCTTAGTGTTAGAGGGCTGTGTGTTATGCTGGGTGACACTAGGGTTGGGTgcattagagggatgtctttctcgGATGGTAGTAGTCACTGGCCTCAAGAAAGAAATGTTTGGTGGCTGGAGGAGAAAAATACATATGTGCCATTGGAAATCAGGCTATGGATCTTAATCGACTATGTTATTATAAATTTCCTAGCGAGCAATGAGTAGGTAGTTAGTTAATATGCAAAACCATATAATTTAGAAGTACAGACCTCGGTCGAGAAGGAGAGCCACTTTTGCGTCAACAAGTACATGGGTGAGTAAAGATCCAACTATTCAATTTCTGCTTAAGAAATGAGAAAACAAACGTCTACACGGGAAAATCCATAGCCTTCCCCTTGAACAAAGAGGAGAACATACCATAAAAATCTTCTCCTATGTCGTGGTTGTCGTCGTCTTCCCCGGATAAGCCCGCATGGGGTGAGCTCAGGCTAGAGAAGTTGGACGTTGCGGCGTAGGaacatgtgcgccacctcaactaGGGTAATCCTGCGGTCCCGGAGGAAGGACAACCTCTTCATAATCCTGCCCAACTCATTGGAATCCGACCAGATAGCATTCTACTAATTATTAGGAAATAGGGGGAGTTCTGTGGTTGGAAGAAAGCATATCTCACCGTAAAGATGATCAGTAGAAATATCTCTGTATGTGTAGCATTTTAGAGAAACACTTCCGAGTGTGGTGATGTTTTTGACCAAGGATACAATAAATCAGTAGCAATATCCATGTAGGTGTAAAATTTTTTTAGAGAAACTCCCCCGACCATGGCACTGTTTTTGACCAACGAGATAGGAGATCGTTAGCAATATCCATGTAGGTTAGCATTTTTATAGAAACACTCCAAACCATGGCGATGTTTTTGAGAAACAAGATGAGAGCCGCTAGCACGAGCGTCGCTAGTGCGTGTGATCGCGCATGCAGGTTGCGAGCCAGCCAACGTGCCAAGCTAGTTCATGTGTAGACGTGCTTCTAGGAACTACTTTATAGTGACAACAttgtgtagtactagtagtagtgtaGGGATAGAACTGTGTAGAACTACTATGTACATAGGGGGAGGACTGAGTAGGAGTTACTATGTGCATATATGCAGACGGTAGCTTATAATGTGAGGTCGTTGTCTGGAAGAAGGCTCGACTGAAATGAGCAACTGACCCAAAATAGTTTTTCAGTCCACTGACTTGTAGTCGCTTCCTCATTTCTGCACAACATTGTTATGTttggcaatgatacgtctccaatatatctataatttttgattgttccatgctattatattatct is a window encoding:
- the LOC123042877 gene encoding cysteine proteinase inhibitor 8-like, which produces MRTSSFLLLIIVAFLSAIGSPATGCGERMGNQLWNTTIENGWKPIGNINDQHIQELIHWAVLEFGKHVNCVLKFNKVVSGRQQLVSGMNYKLIIDASDIGGKDDKYKAEVYEQEWAHKRQLLSFAKVK